From Eremothecium sinecaudum strain ATCC 58844 chromosome V, complete sequence, a single genomic window includes:
- the MPC1 gene encoding pyruvate transporter MPC1 (Syntenic homolog of Ashbya gossypii AFL074C; Syntenic homolog of Saccharomyces cerevisiae YGL080W (FMP37)): MSQPVQRAAAQSLISKYINKETLKYVFTTHFWGPVSNFGIPIAAIVDLKKDPELISGSMTAALVVYSAVFMRYALAVTPQNYLLFGCHIINETAQLGQGFRWLQYHYLSGKEQITQAKNTTETSASK, from the coding sequence ATGTCTCAACCTGTACAAAGAGCTGCAGCACAATCTTTAATTTCAAAATACATTAACAAAGAGACTTTAAAATATGTATTCACTACCCATTTCTGGGGCCCTGTTTCTAACTTTGGTATCCCTATAGCAGCAATTGTGGATTTGAAGAAAGACCCTGAATTAATTTCCGGTTCAATGACTGCAGCTTTGGTTGTTTACTCCGCTGTATTCATGAGATACGCATTAGCTGTTACTCCACAGAACTATTTATTGTTTGGTTGTCATATCATTAATGAAACTGCGCAATTAGGCCAAGGTTTCAGGTGGTTACAATATCATTATCTTAGTGGGAAAGAGCAAATAACGCAAGCCAAAAACACTACCGAAACCAGCGCCAGCAAATAA
- the APL5 gene encoding Apl5p (Syntenic homolog of Ashbya gossypii AFL076W; Syntenic homolog of Saccharomyces cerevisiae YPL195W (APL5)): MSTLYTPTADEVKQRLRPFGLFFEKSLKDLIKGIRSHTDTPEQLHEFLINVLSECREEVKSSDFNSKTNAILKLTYLEMYGFDMAWANFHVLEVMSSNKIQQKRVGYLAASQSFHKDSDILMLATNLLKKDLKYSAKNDTVRMGIALSGLSTIVTPELARDICDDLLLMLNSAKPYIRKKAVTALFKVFLQYPEALRDNFDKFVGRLEDDDLSVVSATVSIICELSKHNPHPFIQLSPLLYQMLIKVDNNWVIIRLLKLFTNLSQVETKLRIKLLPNVLELMDSTSAISVVYESINCIIRGNMLEPDDYDTAVACLDKLHDFCSSTDPNLRYISCVLFYKIGKINPDFISNFDNLILRLLKDVDVSIRSKALELLEGVINEDNSIDAVKSLLKQLVDVDTINIDNQEFSIDIPDSYKCKMVHTICKITSMNNYVNIGDFEWYLALLSDLCVVSQDLPDKSLGNKVGEQVRNVMIKVPELRDKTIVMIAKLITTDTINKQLPGVLKECIWCLGEYSYLLENKEEIISFFVKNAKSYEPEVQQIMIPAMLKIYSNWCNGAVSIPIATVKQVTSEMVVLMESFVTSKNFEVQERASETLEFLRLCLESLSEDDSEELPLLITEVLASFFNGFELQPIIAGTQRKLQYSAKIDLDTPFLTEKELEEMITKEESFDGIQSPYDSESEDKHTPDTFLDEAPYLILSPEEQEALQERRRQERLNNPFYLNDDNNSTKKTYSLISGEEVTPEPAKTMATLTADSEHQLKPKKKKKTKVRVISDAVIVDGISDRAVDDDNSERQSISSSIRNRIALQTKNNLDSFDFSKREYEKRDEYYEPVDLQKLREKFSQQQLVDEYNGSTAEEVVIIKKKKKHSKDKEASSGKKKKKKKPKSQQKSKSAGESTGEEVSPPIVGFQ; encoded by the coding sequence ATGTCGACATTATATACCCCGACAGCTGATGAGGTTAAGCAGAGGTTACGTCCTTTTGGTTTGTTCTTTGAAAAGTCGCTTAAGGACTTGATCAAGGGTATTAGATCACATACTGATACACCGGAACAGTTGCATGAATTTTTGATTAATGTTTTAAGTGAGTGCAGAGAAGAAGTCAAGAGTTCGGACTTTAATTCGAAGACCAATGCGATATTGAAATTGACCTATTTAGAGATGTATGGCTTTGATATGGCTTGGGCAAACTTTCATGTACTGGAAGTTATGAGCAGCAATAAAATCCAACAGAAAAGGGTAGGTTATTTGGCAGCTTCACAAAGCTTCCATAAGGATAGCGATATTCTAATGTTGGCGACCAATTTGTTGAAAAAGGACCTAAAGTATAGTGCAAAGAATGATACTGTTAGGATGGGGATTGCTTTAAGTGGGTTATCTACTATTGTTACCCCAGAATTGGCCCGAGACATATGTGATGATTTACTACTAATGTTGAACAGCGCTAAACCATATATTAGGAAGAAGGCTGTAACAGCGTTATTTAAAGTGTTTTTACAGTATCCCGAAGCCTTGAGGGACAATTTTGATAAATTTGTGGGTAGACTCGAGGATGATGATCTTTCTGTGGTATCTGCTACTGTAAGTATTATATGTGAGCTTTCGAAGCATAATCCACACCCCTTTATTCAATTATCACCCTTACTCTACCAAATGCTGATCAAGGTTGATAACAATTGGGTTATCATTAGGCTTTTGAAGTTATTTACAAATCTATCACAGGTGGAAACTAAACTAAGAATAAAATTACTGCCTAATGTATTGGAATTGATGGATAGCACATCTGCGATATCTGTGGTCTATGAATCAATAAATTGCATAATTAGGGGAAATATGCTTGAGCCAGATGATTACGACACTGCTGTAGCATGTTTGGACAAACTGCATGACTTCTGTAGTTCAACGGATCCAAATTTGCGTTATATTAGCTGTGTGTTATTCTATAAAATAGGGAAGATTAATCCGGATTTTATTTCCAATTTTGATAATTTAATTCTGCGGCTTTTGAAGGATGTTGATGTATCTATTAGGAGCAAGGCCCTCGAGCTATTAGAAGGAGTTATCAACGAAGATAATAGTATCGATGCTGTTAAAAGTTTACTAAAGCAATTGGTTGATGTGGATACAATTAATATTGATAATCAGGAATTTAGCATCGATATACCTGACTCCTATAAATGTAAGATGGTGCATACAATTTGCAAAATAACTTCTATGAACAATTATGTCAATATTGGAGATTTTGAGTGGTACCTCGCCTTATTGTCAGACCTCTGCGTTGTTTCGCAAGATTTACCTGATAAAAGTTTAGGCAATAAGGTAGGAGAGCAGGTGCGGAATGTCATGATTAAGGTACCTGAATTAAGGGACAAAACTATCGTCATGATTGCAAAGTTAATAACAACTGACACAATCAACAAACAACTACCAGGTGTTTTGAAGGAATGCATATGGTGTTTAGGTGAATATTCTTATTTGCTTGAAAACAAGGAGGAGATTATAAGCTTTTTTGTAAAGAATGCCAAAAGCTATGAACCGGAGGTACAACAAATAATGATTCCTGCAATGCTGAAAATATACAGCAACTGGTGTAATGGAGCTGTGAGTATACCAATTGCGACAGTTAAACAGGTCACATCTGAAATGGTTGTGCTCATGGAATCTTTTGTGACATCTAAGAATTTTGAAGTGCAAGAAAGGGCCTCAGAAACCCTGGAATTTTTAAGATTATGCTTGGAATCATTATCTGAAGATGATAGTGAAGAACTGCCTCTTCTAATAACCGAGGTGTTAGCAAGCTTTTTCAATGGTTTTGAGTTACAGCCTATAATTGCCGGGACTCAAAGAAAGCTTCAGTATAGCGCTAAAATTGATTTGGATACTCCATTTTTAACTGAAAAGGAACTTGAAGAAATGATAACTAAGGAAGAATCATTTGACGGAATTCAATCCCCATATGACTCTGAAAGTGAAGACAAGCATACTCCAGATACATTTTTAGACGAAGCTCCGTACTTAATTCTGTCACCAGAAGAACAGGAGGCATTACAAGAACGCAGAAGGCAGGAGAGATTGAATAACCCATTCTATTTGAACGATGATAATAACTCCACTAAGAAGACTTATAGTCTAATCAGTGGCGAAGAGGTAACTCCAGAGCCCGCGAAAACTATGGCTACTTTGACTGCGGATAGTGAACATCAACTAAAGCCtaagaagaagaagaagactAAGGTCAGGGTCATCTCCGACGCTGTGATCGTTGATGGAATCAGTGATCGTGCTGTAGATGATGATAATTCAGAAAGGCAAAGCATATCCTCTTCTATTCGTAATAGAATAGCCTTACAAACAAAGAATAATTTAGACTCTTTTGATTTCAGTAAGCGTGAGTATGAAAAACGAGATGAATACTATGAACCAGTTGACTTGCAAAAACTGAGAGAAAAGTTTTCCCAGCAACAGTTGGTCGATGAATACAATGGATCTACTGCCGAGGAAGTAGTGATTAtcaaaaagaagaagaagcatTCAAAAGACAAAGAAGCATCAAGTggcaagaagaagaagaagaagaagccAAAGTCACAGCAGAAATCTAAATCAGCCGGCGAAAGTACTGGAGAAGAAGTTTCTCCTCCTATTGTAGGTTTTCAGTAG
- the DDC1 gene encoding Ddc1p (Syntenic homolog of Ashbya gossypii AFL075W; Syntenic homolog of Saccharomyces cerevisiae YPL194W (DDC1)), with protein MSFKAVITTTLQQSIWSKAIHTLSTINQTINFTITSNELLIWTMNSTDTTMCQISLYAEFFDEYCFEPGMIVFGEEGVQLIEDVKGWQHKLYSFQINGRHLSLLARKPDSDPIKKYTILINNTSTCPESMVNKLQIGIYTESLITKEFSPGFNPIKYDPIVIDLKYKKRFLDIYATSAESQESEMLDPRLVGVFEVVRRQLDNAKFNQSIAAIQRPKVLQPENEINFISMDSTIWKNFIATCTASTEEIKLDLNINKMVITAFSKGIYNLRKQDVLKQAISMSNSIDTQDLEHYCLFNTTEGHERDPKNLPTKQISFKLKDFKNFFTVNQAWKGSCIVNCWFCMPGDPVFFEIDRDEVKLTLVQITDDVSINGLAQQKKTIQPVARSPKKTANLLDKATSEAHKMRAGSTPPADSASSLPVRRNWHRNPVQSKLFLEDEEDYEGGVNITQDQLEQRMSSLPGSRALKRAATTVAWGATESRDDSPHEDQITILKKEKQKFLEHLKVRKLENKNHKNVAADNEDTRDTQGTDLGPTQQSLPKGLFDKLDMM; from the coding sequence ATGTCATTTAAAGCTGTCATCACCACAACTTTGCAGCAATCTATATGGTCGAAAGCTATTCATACTTTATCAACTATTAATCAAACGATTAACTTTACAATCACTTCCAATGAGCTTCTAATATGGACTATGAATTCAACAGACACCACAATGTGTCAGATCAGCCTGTATGCAGAATTTTTTGACGAGTACTGTTTTGAGCCAGGCATGATAGTGTTTGGGGAGGAGGGAGTTCAGCTAATTGAAGACGTGAAAGGCTGGCAACATAAATTATACTCGTTCCAAATAAATGGTCGTCATCTTTCCTTATTAGCTCGAAAACCAGATAGTGATCCTATTAAAAAGTATACAATTCTAATCAACAACACCTCTACGTGCCCTGAATCGATGGTGAATAAGCTGCAGATAGGCATATATACCGAGTCACTTATAACCAAAGAGTTTTCTCCTGGGTTTAATCCTATAAAGTATGATCCGATTGTAATAGATCTCAAGTATAAGAAACGATTCCTTGATATATATGCTACAAGTGCTGAATCACAAGAGAGTGAGATGCTTGATCCCAGGCTAGTAGGTGTTTTTGAAGTTGTAAGACGACAATTGGATAATGCGAAGTTTAATCAAAGTATTGCAGCAATTCAAAGACCAAAGGTACTACAGCCTGAGAATGAAATCAATTTCATTAGTATGGATAGTACTATATGGAAGAACTTTATCGCAACCTGCACAGCAAGCACAGAAGAAATTAAGTTAGATCTAAACATTAACAAAATGGTTATTACAGCATTCTCGAAGGGGATTTACAATTTGAGGAAACAAGACGTTTTGAAGCAGGCAATATCTATGAGTAATTCCATTGACACACAAGATTTAGAGCATTACTGCCTTTTTAACACAACAGAAGGTCATGAACGAGATCCCAAAAACCTTCCAACCAAGCAGATATCGTTCAAATTAAAAGATTTTAAGAATTTCTTTACAGTTAACCAGGCATGGAAAGGTAGCTGTATTGTTAATTGCTGGTTCTGCATGCCTGGTGATCCAGtattttttgaaattgatCGTGACGAGGTTAAGCTGACACTGGTACAGATCACTGACGATGTCAGTATTAATGGACTCGCTCAGCAAAAGAAAACTATTCAACCGGTTGCAAGATCACCTAAGAAAACAGCCAATTTGTTGGATAAAGCAACTTCAGAAGCCCACAAAATGCGCGCAGGGAGTACGCCTCCTGCCGATAGTGCGTCAAGTCTACCAGTGAGACGCAATTGGCACCGCAACCCTGTACAGAGTAAACTATTCCtggaagatgaagaagactACGAGGGTGGAGTAAATATTACACAAGATCAGTTAGAGCAGCGAATGTCATCTCTTCCAGGCAGCAGGGCATTGAAGCGGGCTGCAACAACTGTTGCATGGGGAGCGACAGAATCTAGAGACGACAGTCCTCACGAAGATCAAATCACTATCCTTAAGAAGGAGAAACAAAAGTTTCTGGAGCACTTGAAGGTACGAAAACTTGAAAACAAGAATCATAAAAATGTTGCTGCCGATAACGAGGATACGCGCGACACACAGGGCACAGATTTAGGACCAACTCAACAGTCTTTACCCAAAGGATTATTTGATAAACTGGATATGATGTGA
- the RSA1 gene encoding Rsa1p (Syntenic homolog of Ashbya gossypii AFL073W; Syntenic homolog of Saccharomyces cerevisiae YPL193W (RSA1)), with product MTYKLVSLAFRGNNWVENNYYRNYLPIMDNTRYNYNAPVPANLPKPTSSGTLEGPPPKRYRPNNFENNPAHVPNMLYQQPDYGQYAEGYYGMPQLGYAPQWQHAPQYAYPYYLQPPQVSQYPHIVPQMAESIPNANHRNTIHDIVKKEEKGDVLKASLTSEMELKETKGTRIEENEDNEVNNCNIRTEHISDDEIDGTAGDDSLLIPGTSISLKTEDDIAKWREDRRKMWLVKISNNKEKHKKDMNIEDKHIASSPLVQVKKEKNFINSIQNQVNRYNPQPRLNLGLVQRSMASENSKLLGFIKQLGEAKMLEYVLTDKEKDILFGRTNKIPFGKNGNNNHNNRPQQRNFMNNRTSQSRYNR from the coding sequence ATGACTTACAAGTTGGTTAGTTTGGCGTTCAGAGGCAATAATTGGGTTGAGAATAACTACTATAGAAATTACCTACCCATCATGGATAATACTCGATATAACTACAATGCACCAGTACCAGCGAATCTTCCTAAGCCAACATCGTCAGGTACTTTAGAAGGGCCTCCACCTAAGCGTTATAGACCAAATAACTTTGAAAATAATCCTGCTCATGTCCCTAATATGTTATATCAGCAACCTGATTATGGCCAGTATGCGGAAGGATATTATGGGATGCCGCAGCTTGGTTATGCCCCTCAATGGCAACATGCCCCTCAGTATGCTTATCCTTATTACTTACAACCGCCTCAGGTAAGCCAATACCCCCATATAGTGCCTCAGATGGCCGAATCCATACCTAACGCGAACCATAGGAATACCATACATGATATAGTGAAAAAAGAGGAGAAAGGCGATGTTCTGAAAGCAAGTTTGACGTCCGAGATGGAGTTAAAAGAGACTAAGGGTACGAGGattgaagaaaatgaagaCAATGAGGTCAACAATTGTAATATTCGTACAGAACATATATCAGATGATGAAATAGATGGGACTGCAGGCGATGATAGTCTCTTAATACCAGGTACGTCGATTTCACTAAAGACTGAGGACGATATTGCTAAGTGGCGAGAAGATCGACGTAAGATGTGGCTGGTAAAGATATCGAATAACAAGGAGAAGCATAAAAAGGACATGaatattgaagataaaCACATAGCATCAAGCCCGTTGGTGCAGGtgaagaaagaaaagaatTTTATAAACTCCATCCAAAACCAGGTGAATAGGTACAACCCACAGCCGAGATTGAACTTAGGTTTGGTACAACGTTCAATGGCTAGTGAAAACTCCAAATTACTGGGATTCATAAAGCAACTTGGAGAAGCTAAGATGCTTGAATATGTTCTGACCGATAAAGAGAAGGATATACTGTTTGGTAGGACGAACAAGATCCCATTTGGCAAGAATGGAAATAACAACCACAATAACAGACCACAGCAGAGGAATTTTATGAATAATCGGACATCGCAATCGAGGTATAATCGATAG